One genomic region from Oncorhynchus clarkii lewisi isolate Uvic-CL-2024 chromosome 21, UVic_Ocla_1.0, whole genome shotgun sequence encodes:
- the LOC139378662 gene encoding DENN domain-containing protein 5B-like isoform X2 translates to MSGTNAASGAAPCRFAHYFVICGIDTETGLEPDELAALYQWLEADRQGRDPDTAAAGENFEQSPLKRTFKSKVLAHYPENVEWNPFDQDAVNMLCMPKGLSFRTQADSREPQFHSFLITREDGSRTYGFVHTFYEEVTSPQICSAMQTLYQMHQAENPSSATPSSSSSSSMDSLASSLDEADSPSSSSCRSAACGGYDASRDTLYVSKALCLITPMPFMHGCRRFLSQMHRAVTAASPPPLPLESYVHNILYEVPLPPPGRSLKFHGVYEPIVCQRPGPGELPLADFPLGQTFTLLGVENLVQLFNCTLLEMQILLYSQDYQRLMTVAEGITTLLFPFQWQHVYVPILPASLLHFLDAPVPYLMGLQSKEGTDRSKLELPQEANLCFVDIDNHCIELPEDFPQFPNKPEFIQELSEVLLRYGISPVGGAPPTSVPTTTTTPGSVSTRHPGLKSQQALRELEDDGRNGNLGGEQLAVLELLQGNATLERLQALAKRTGVRVEALRGVGGEGEGQGGRTAVEEEELRNAKLNVQLREVFASRFTTMFADYEAFVIQSAPDLESWLTNREQMHNFDKASFLSDQPEPYLPFLSHFIETQMFATFIDNKIMSQWEEKEPLLRVFDGRIDKARLYNVRAPSLRSSNYQRCTVLKESAQAIEQRLMKIDHTAIHPHLLDMKIGQGKYEQGFFPKLQSDVLSVGPTNNKWSSRTATAQRRKDRHRQQTEHLTLDNDLKEQVEGCLVLQNSMAFWEWDKASPPPLKPPKKSASECCLKYMQEARSLGKNLRQPKLSDLSPAVIAQTNWKFVEGLLKECRMKTKRMLVEKMGREAVELGHGEANITGLEENTLIASLCDLLERIWSHGLQVKQGKSALWSHLLHYQAREEKLEQQQAESPVSNGPERRKSESSIGMPSLRASVMQDMRHIQSMGEIKTDVGRARAWIRLSLEKKLLSQHLKQLLTRQALTKKLYKRYAFLRCEEEKEQFLFHLLSLNTVDYFCFTSVFTTIMIPYRAVIIPIKKLSNAMTTSNPWVCVSGELGDSGVRQITKNILEMTFDSAFRPHTHIDAMFKCQNLGKLTTVQLGHDNSGLLAKWLVDCVMVRNEITGHTYKFPCGRWLGKGVDDGSLERVLIGELALPNADEDFGRGCRTPDMQHSPGQTRRVSITSMGGRGYKPTSAQIQEAIGEAVNSICKHFHKPEKERGSLTILLCGEVGLVGALELFFHNGFKSARLFQKTVFVWDFVEKAVAYMESADQMGDMQETAEPLGLTCVSLCHYVSAINSSPRNIGKDGKFQLLVCLGARDRLLIQWLPLLVECPVIQRMYEESALLRDRTTVNALIAVLQTLHDFPITLEASLVKGIDL, encoded by the exons CTTTGTACCAATGGCTAGAGGCTGACCGCCAAGGCAGGGACCCCGATACAGCAGCCGCAG gggAGAACTTTGAGCAGAGCCCCCTGAAGAGGACGTTTAAGTCTAAAGTCCTGGCCCACTACCCTGAGAACGTGGAGTGGAACCCTTTCGACCAGGATGCTGTCAACATG CTCTGTATGCCCAAAGGCCTGTCGTTCAGGACACAGGCAGACAGCCGCGAGCCCCAGTTCCACTCCTTCCTGATCACGCGGGAGGACGGCTCTCGCACCTACGGCTTCGTCCACACCTTCTACGAGGAGGTGACGTCGCCTCAGATCTGCTCGGCCATGCAGACCCTCTACCAGATGCACCAGGCCGAGAACCCTTCCTCcgccaccccctcctcctcttcttcctccagcATGGACTCTCTGGCTAGCAGCCTCGACGAAGCAGATTCTCCATCTTCCTCCTCGTGCCGGTCGGCGGCGTGTGGCGGCTACGACGCGTCGCGTGACACGCTCTACGTCTCCAAGGCGTTGTGTCTGATCACGCCCATGCCCTTCATGCACGGCTGCCGCCGTTTCCTGTCCCAGATGCACCGGGCCGTCACGGCCGCCTCGCCCCCGCCCCTCCCCCTGGAGAGCTACGTGCACAACATCCTGTACGAGGTGCCCCTGCCCCCCCCGGGGCGCTCGCTGAAGTTCCACGGGGTGTACGAGCCCATCGTGTGTCAGCGTCCTGGGCCCGGGGAGCTGCCTCTGGCTGACTTCCCTCTGGGCCAGACCTTCACTCTGCTGGGGGTAGAGAACCTGGTGCAGCTGTTCAACTGTACCCTGCTGGAGATGCAGATTCTGCTCTACTCACAGG ACTACCAGCGGTTGATGACAGTTGCGGAGGGCATCACCACCCTGCTCTTCCCGTTCCAGTGGCAGCATGTCTACGTGCCCATCCTACCCGCGTCACTGCTGCACTTCCTGGATGCCCCCGTGCCCTACCTCATGGGCCTGCAGTCCAAGGAGGGTACCGACCGCTCCAAACTAGAGCTGCCACAGGAG GCTAACCTGTGCTTCGTGGACATTGACAACCACTGCATCGAGCTGCCTGAGGACTTCCCCCAGTTCCCTAACAAACCAGAGTTCATCCAGGAGCTCAGTGAAGTCCTCCTCCGCTACGGCATATCCCCAGTGGGGGGCGCTCCTCCAACCTctgtccccaccaccaccaccacccctgggTCCGTCTCTACCCGTCACCCTGGTCTGAAGAGCCAACAGGCCCTGAGGGAGCTAGAGGACGATGGGAGGAATGGGAACCTAGGCGGGGAGCAGTTAGCTGTGTTGGAGCTTCTCCAAGGGAACGCTACTCTGGAAAGACTCCAGGCTCTGGCTAAGAGAACAGGGGTCCGTGTGGAAGCCCTGAGGGGGgtagggggtgagggagagggccAGGGGGGGAGGACGGCAGTCGAAGAGGAGGAGCTGAGGAACGCTAAGCTGAATGTACAGTTGAGGGAGGTGTTCGCTAGCAGGTTTACCACAATGTTCGCGGACTATGAGGCCTTCGTCATCCAAAGCGCTCCGGACCTGGAGTCCTGGCTCACCAACCGAGAGCAGATGCACAACTTTGATAAG gcATCCTTCCTATCTGACCAGCCGGAGCCCTACCTGCCCTTCCTGTCCCACTTCATCGAGACCCAGATGTTCGCCACCTTCATCGACAACAAGATCATGTCCCAATGGGAGGAGAAGGAGCCGCTGCTCCGCGTGTTTGACGGACGCATCGATAAAGCTCGTCTATACAATGTTAGAGCCCCAAGTCTGCGATCCTCCAACTACCAGAGGTGCACCGTCCTCAAGGAGTCAG CCCAGGCCATCGAACAGCGGCTGATGAAGATCGACCACACAGCCATCCACCCCCACCTGTTGGATATGAAGATTGGACAGGGCAAATATGAACAGGGCTTCTTCCCCAAGCTGCAGTCTGACGTGCTCTCGGTCGGACCCACCAATAACAA GTGGTCCAGTCGTACTGCTACGGCTCAGCGTAGGAAAGACCGTCACAGACAACAAACAGAACACCTGACTCTAGATAACGACCTCAAAGAG CAGGTAGAGGGGTGTCTAGTCCTGCAGAACTCCATGGCGTTTTGGGAGTGGGACAAGGCGTCTCCCCCGCCCCTCAAACCACCAAAAAAGTCTGCCTCTGAGTGCTGCCTG AAGTACATGCAGGAGGCTCGGAGCCTGGGGAAGAACCTCCGTCAGCCCAAGCTGTCTGACCTCTCACCTGCCGTCATCGCTCAGACCAACTGGAAGTTTGTAGAGGGACTACTCAAGGAGTGTCGCATGAAG ACTAAGCGTATGTTGGTGGAGAAGATGGGCAGGGAGGCAGTGGAGCTGGGTCATGGGGAGGCCAACATCACAGGTCTGGAGGAGAACACTCTCATCGCCTCCCTCTGTGACCTGCTGGAGAGGATCTGGAGCCACGGCCTACAAGTCAAACAG GGGAAGTCAGCTCTGTGGTCCCACCTTCTGCACTACCAGGCCAGAGAggagaaactggagcagcagcaggcaGAGTCACCAG TGTCAAATGGTCCAGAGAGACGAAAGTCTGAGTCGTCAATAGGGATGCCATCACTGCGAGCGTCCGTCATGCAGGATATGAG GCACATCCAGAGTATGGGGGAGATAAAGACTGATGTGGGCAGAGCGAGGGCCTGGATCCGTCTTTCTCTGGAGAAGAagctactctcccaacacctcaaACAGCTGCTGACCCGCCAAGCCTTAACCAa GAAGTTGTATAAGCGCTACGCCTTCCTGCGctgtgaggaggagaaggagcagTTCCTGTTTCACCTGCTCTCCCTCAACACTGTCGACTACTTTTGTTTCACCAGTGTCTTCACCACCATCA TGATCCCGTACCGCGCCGTCATCATCCCCATCAAGAAGCTGAGCAACGCCATGACGACCTCCAAcccgtgggtgtgtgtgtcgggTGAGCTGGGTGACTCGGGCGTCAGGCAGATCACCAAGAACATCCTGGAGATGACCTTCGAT TCTGCTTTCAGGCCACACACTCACATCGATGCCATGTTCAAG TGTCAAAACCTGGGTAAGCTGACTACAGTCCAGTTGGGTCATGATAACTCTGGGCTGCTGGCTAAATGGTTGGTGGACTGTGTCATGGTCCGCAACGAGATCACAGGACACACCTACAAGTTCCCGTGTGGGCGGTGGCTTGGCAAAGGCGTGGACGACGGCAGTCTGGAGCGCGTTCTGATTGGTGAGCTGGCGTTGCCCAACGCCGATGAGGATTTTGGGAGAGGGTGTCGCACGCCTGACATGCAGCATTCGCCGGGTCAGACCAGACGCGTCAGCATCACCTCGATGGGAGGACGCGGATACA AGCCCACCTCAGCTCAAATCCAGGAGGCCATCGGCGAGGCAGTGAACAGCATCTGCAAGCACTTCCACAAGCCTgagaaagag agGGGCAGTCTGACCATCCTGCTGTGTGGTGAGGTTGGTCTGGTCGGGGCTCTGGAGCTGTTCTTCCACAACGGCTTCAAGTCCGCCCGCCTCTTCCAGAAGACCGTCTTTGTCTGGGACTTTGTGG AGAAGGCTGTGGCTTACATGGAGTCAGCAGACCAGATGGGGGACATGCAGGAGACTGCTGAGCCCCTGGGCCtgacctgtgtctctctctgtcactatgTCAGTGCCATCAACTCCTCGCCCAGGAACATTGGCAAGGACGGCAAGTTCCAGCTGCTTGTCTGCCTGGGGGCCAG agaTCGTCTGCTGATTCAGTGGCTCCCTCTGTTGGTGGAGTGTCCAGTGATCCAGCGGATGTACGAGGAGTCTGCTCTGCTGCGGGACCGGACCACAGTCAACGCTCTCATCGCTGTCCTGCAGACCCTCCACGACTTCCCCATCACTCTGGAGGCCTCGCTTGTCAAGGGCATCGACCTTTAA
- the LOC139378662 gene encoding DENN domain-containing protein 5B-like isoform X8, producing the protein MSGTNAASGAAPCRFAHYFVICGIDTETGLEPDELAGENFEQSPLKRTFKSKVLAHYPENVEWNPFDQDAVNMLCMPKGLSFRTQADSREPQFHSFLITREDGSRTYGFVHTFYEEVTSPQICSAMQTLYQMHQAENPSSATPSSSSSSSMDSLASSLDEADSPSSSSCRSAACGGYDASRDTLYVSKALCLITPMPFMHGCRRFLSQMHRAVTAASPPPLPLESYVHNILYEVPLPPPGRSLKFHGVYEPIVCQRPGPGELPLADFPLGQTFTLLGVENLVQLFNCTLLEMQILLYSQDYQRLMTVAEGITTLLFPFQWQHVYVPILPASLLHFLDAPVPYLMGLQSKEGTDRSKLELPQEANLCFVDIDNHCIELPEDFPQFPNKPEFIQELSEVLLRYGISPVGGAPPTSVPTTTTTPGSVSTRHPGLKSQQALRELEDDGRNGNLGGEQLAVLELLQGNATLERLQALAKRTGVRVEALRGVGGEGEGQGGRTAVEEEELRNAKLNVQLREVFASRFTTMFADYEAFVIQSAPDLESWLTNREQMHNFDKASFLSDQPEPYLPFLSHFIETQMFATFIDNKIMSQWEEKEPLLRVFDGRIDKARLYNVRAPSLRSSNYQRCTVLKESAQAIEQRLMKIDHTAIHPHLLDMKIGQGKYEQGFFPKLQSDVLSVGPTNNNRWSSRTATAQRRKDRHRQQTEHLTLDNDLKEKYMQEARSLGKNLRQPKLSDLSPAVIAQTNWKFVEGLLKECRMKTKRMLVEKMGREAVELGHGEANITGLEENTLIASLCDLLERIWSHGLQVKQGKSALWSHLLHYQAREEKLEQQQAESPVSNGPERRKSESSIGMPSLRASVMQDMRHIQSMGEIKTDVGRARAWIRLSLEKKLLSQHLKQLLTRQALTKKLYKRYAFLRCEEEKEQFLFHLLSLNTVDYFCFTSVFTTIMIPYRAVIIPIKKLSNAMTTSNPWVCVSGELGDSGVRQITKNILEMTFDCQNLGKLTTVQLGHDNSGLLAKWLVDCVMVRNEITGHTYKFPCGRWLGKGVDDGSLERVLIGELALPNADEDFGRGCRTPDMQHSPGQTRRVSITSMGGRGYKPTSAQIQEAIGEAVNSICKHFHKPEKERGSLTILLCGEVGLVGALELFFHNGFKSARLFQKTVFVWDFVEKAVAYMESADQMGDMQETAEPLGLTCVSLCHYVSAINSSPRNIGKDGKFQLLVCLGARDRLLIQWLPLLVECPVIQRMYEESALLRDRTTVNALIAVLQTLHDFPITLEASLVKGIDL; encoded by the exons gggAGAACTTTGAGCAGAGCCCCCTGAAGAGGACGTTTAAGTCTAAAGTCCTGGCCCACTACCCTGAGAACGTGGAGTGGAACCCTTTCGACCAGGATGCTGTCAACATG CTCTGTATGCCCAAAGGCCTGTCGTTCAGGACACAGGCAGACAGCCGCGAGCCCCAGTTCCACTCCTTCCTGATCACGCGGGAGGACGGCTCTCGCACCTACGGCTTCGTCCACACCTTCTACGAGGAGGTGACGTCGCCTCAGATCTGCTCGGCCATGCAGACCCTCTACCAGATGCACCAGGCCGAGAACCCTTCCTCcgccaccccctcctcctcttcttcctccagcATGGACTCTCTGGCTAGCAGCCTCGACGAAGCAGATTCTCCATCTTCCTCCTCGTGCCGGTCGGCGGCGTGTGGCGGCTACGACGCGTCGCGTGACACGCTCTACGTCTCCAAGGCGTTGTGTCTGATCACGCCCATGCCCTTCATGCACGGCTGCCGCCGTTTCCTGTCCCAGATGCACCGGGCCGTCACGGCCGCCTCGCCCCCGCCCCTCCCCCTGGAGAGCTACGTGCACAACATCCTGTACGAGGTGCCCCTGCCCCCCCCGGGGCGCTCGCTGAAGTTCCACGGGGTGTACGAGCCCATCGTGTGTCAGCGTCCTGGGCCCGGGGAGCTGCCTCTGGCTGACTTCCCTCTGGGCCAGACCTTCACTCTGCTGGGGGTAGAGAACCTGGTGCAGCTGTTCAACTGTACCCTGCTGGAGATGCAGATTCTGCTCTACTCACAGG ACTACCAGCGGTTGATGACAGTTGCGGAGGGCATCACCACCCTGCTCTTCCCGTTCCAGTGGCAGCATGTCTACGTGCCCATCCTACCCGCGTCACTGCTGCACTTCCTGGATGCCCCCGTGCCCTACCTCATGGGCCTGCAGTCCAAGGAGGGTACCGACCGCTCCAAACTAGAGCTGCCACAGGAG GCTAACCTGTGCTTCGTGGACATTGACAACCACTGCATCGAGCTGCCTGAGGACTTCCCCCAGTTCCCTAACAAACCAGAGTTCATCCAGGAGCTCAGTGAAGTCCTCCTCCGCTACGGCATATCCCCAGTGGGGGGCGCTCCTCCAACCTctgtccccaccaccaccaccacccctgggTCCGTCTCTACCCGTCACCCTGGTCTGAAGAGCCAACAGGCCCTGAGGGAGCTAGAGGACGATGGGAGGAATGGGAACCTAGGCGGGGAGCAGTTAGCTGTGTTGGAGCTTCTCCAAGGGAACGCTACTCTGGAAAGACTCCAGGCTCTGGCTAAGAGAACAGGGGTCCGTGTGGAAGCCCTGAGGGGGgtagggggtgagggagagggccAGGGGGGGAGGACGGCAGTCGAAGAGGAGGAGCTGAGGAACGCTAAGCTGAATGTACAGTTGAGGGAGGTGTTCGCTAGCAGGTTTACCACAATGTTCGCGGACTATGAGGCCTTCGTCATCCAAAGCGCTCCGGACCTGGAGTCCTGGCTCACCAACCGAGAGCAGATGCACAACTTTGATAAG gcATCCTTCCTATCTGACCAGCCGGAGCCCTACCTGCCCTTCCTGTCCCACTTCATCGAGACCCAGATGTTCGCCACCTTCATCGACAACAAGATCATGTCCCAATGGGAGGAGAAGGAGCCGCTGCTCCGCGTGTTTGACGGACGCATCGATAAAGCTCGTCTATACAATGTTAGAGCCCCAAGTCTGCGATCCTCCAACTACCAGAGGTGCACCGTCCTCAAGGAGTCAG CCCAGGCCATCGAACAGCGGCTGATGAAGATCGACCACACAGCCATCCACCCCCACCTGTTGGATATGAAGATTGGACAGGGCAAATATGAACAGGGCTTCTTCCCCAAGCTGCAGTCTGACGTGCTCTCGGTCGGACCCACCAATAACAA CAGGTGGTCCAGTCGTACTGCTACGGCTCAGCGTAGGAAAGACCGTCACAGACAACAAACAGAACACCTGACTCTAGATAACGACCTCAAAGAG AAGTACATGCAGGAGGCTCGGAGCCTGGGGAAGAACCTCCGTCAGCCCAAGCTGTCTGACCTCTCACCTGCCGTCATCGCTCAGACCAACTGGAAGTTTGTAGAGGGACTACTCAAGGAGTGTCGCATGAAG ACTAAGCGTATGTTGGTGGAGAAGATGGGCAGGGAGGCAGTGGAGCTGGGTCATGGGGAGGCCAACATCACAGGTCTGGAGGAGAACACTCTCATCGCCTCCCTCTGTGACCTGCTGGAGAGGATCTGGAGCCACGGCCTACAAGTCAAACAG GGGAAGTCAGCTCTGTGGTCCCACCTTCTGCACTACCAGGCCAGAGAggagaaactggagcagcagcaggcaGAGTCACCAG TGTCAAATGGTCCAGAGAGACGAAAGTCTGAGTCGTCAATAGGGATGCCATCACTGCGAGCGTCCGTCATGCAGGATATGAG GCACATCCAGAGTATGGGGGAGATAAAGACTGATGTGGGCAGAGCGAGGGCCTGGATCCGTCTTTCTCTGGAGAAGAagctactctcccaacacctcaaACAGCTGCTGACCCGCCAAGCCTTAACCAa GAAGTTGTATAAGCGCTACGCCTTCCTGCGctgtgaggaggagaaggagcagTTCCTGTTTCACCTGCTCTCCCTCAACACTGTCGACTACTTTTGTTTCACCAGTGTCTTCACCACCATCA TGATCCCGTACCGCGCCGTCATCATCCCCATCAAGAAGCTGAGCAACGCCATGACGACCTCCAAcccgtgggtgtgtgtgtcgggTGAGCTGGGTGACTCGGGCGTCAGGCAGATCACCAAGAACATCCTGGAGATGACCTTCGAT TGTCAAAACCTGGGTAAGCTGACTACAGTCCAGTTGGGTCATGATAACTCTGGGCTGCTGGCTAAATGGTTGGTGGACTGTGTCATGGTCCGCAACGAGATCACAGGACACACCTACAAGTTCCCGTGTGGGCGGTGGCTTGGCAAAGGCGTGGACGACGGCAGTCTGGAGCGCGTTCTGATTGGTGAGCTGGCGTTGCCCAACGCCGATGAGGATTTTGGGAGAGGGTGTCGCACGCCTGACATGCAGCATTCGCCGGGTCAGACCAGACGCGTCAGCATCACCTCGATGGGAGGACGCGGATACA AGCCCACCTCAGCTCAAATCCAGGAGGCCATCGGCGAGGCAGTGAACAGCATCTGCAAGCACTTCCACAAGCCTgagaaagag agGGGCAGTCTGACCATCCTGCTGTGTGGTGAGGTTGGTCTGGTCGGGGCTCTGGAGCTGTTCTTCCACAACGGCTTCAAGTCCGCCCGCCTCTTCCAGAAGACCGTCTTTGTCTGGGACTTTGTGG AGAAGGCTGTGGCTTACATGGAGTCAGCAGACCAGATGGGGGACATGCAGGAGACTGCTGAGCCCCTGGGCCtgacctgtgtctctctctgtcactatgTCAGTGCCATCAACTCCTCGCCCAGGAACATTGGCAAGGACGGCAAGTTCCAGCTGCTTGTCTGCCTGGGGGCCAG agaTCGTCTGCTGATTCAGTGGCTCCCTCTGTTGGTGGAGTGTCCAGTGATCCAGCGGATGTACGAGGAGTCTGCTCTGCTGCGGGACCGGACCACAGTCAACGCTCTCATCGCTGTCCTGCAGACCCTCCACGACTTCCCCATCACTCTGGAGGCCTCGCTTGTCAAGGGCATCGACCTTTAA